A region from the Tsuneonella mangrovi genome encodes:
- the gshB gene encoding glutathione synthase translates to MPLRVAVQMDPLDKINTAGDSSFALMLSAQSRGAELFHYDVGSLTLDSDDRLIAHANPVTVQRVEGEHFNMGERRRLDLGRDVDVVLMRQDPPFHMGYITATHLLERIEDETLVVNNPRSVRNAPEKVLVLDYREFMPPTLVTRSVEEVRAFQRQHGAVVVKPIHGNGGKAIFRVPADGDNLSALFEVFNQTWPEPHMVQPFLPEVAKGDKRIVLVDGEVTGAINRKPGEGEFRSNLAVGGSAEATTLTPREEEICAAMGPRLKELGLIFVGIDVIGGEWLTEINVTSPTGIVAIDNFNGTDTPGIIWDAIEARLA, encoded by the coding sequence ATGCCCTTACGCGTCGCGGTCCAGATGGACCCGCTCGACAAGATCAACACCGCAGGAGATTCGAGCTTCGCGCTGATGCTGTCGGCGCAGTCGCGCGGCGCAGAGCTGTTTCACTACGATGTTGGTTCGCTCACGCTCGACTCCGATGACCGGTTGATCGCCCACGCAAATCCGGTCACCGTGCAGCGCGTCGAAGGCGAACATTTCAACATGGGCGAACGCCGTCGGCTCGATCTGGGCCGCGATGTCGACGTAGTCCTGATGCGGCAGGATCCGCCGTTTCACATGGGTTATATCACCGCAACCCACCTGCTCGAACGGATCGAGGACGAAACGCTGGTGGTGAACAATCCCCGATCGGTACGCAATGCGCCCGAAAAGGTGCTGGTGCTCGATTACCGCGAGTTCATGCCGCCGACGCTGGTGACCCGGTCAGTCGAAGAGGTGCGGGCATTCCAGCGCCAGCACGGCGCGGTGGTGGTAAAACCGATCCACGGCAACGGCGGCAAGGCGATCTTCCGGGTTCCCGCCGACGGCGACAACCTCTCTGCCCTGTTCGAAGTGTTCAACCAGACCTGGCCCGAGCCGCACATGGTCCAGCCCTTCCTCCCCGAGGTGGCCAAAGGCGACAAGCGCATCGTGCTGGTAGATGGCGAGGTGACGGGGGCGATCAACCGCAAACCGGGGGAGGGCGAATTCCGCTCCAACTTGGCGGTCGGTGGAAGTGCGGAGGCCACGACGCTCACCCCGCGCGAAGAAGAGATTTGCGCCGCAATGGGGCCGCGCCTCAAGGAGCTCGGCCTGATATTCGTGGGTATCGACGTTATCGGCGGCGAATGGTTGACCGAAATAAACGTCACCAGCCCCACCGGGATCGTCGCGATCGATAATTTCAACGGAACCGACACGCCCGGGATAATCTGGGATGCGATCGAAGCGCGACTAGCCTGA
- a CDS encoding YraN family protein: protein MKRQRAEREGRRGERRAELWLRAKGWSILDRRRKTPAGEIDLVARRMGVVAFIEVKWRKQAADLAFAIDEYRLRRVAAAAEAVAQDYVRDGDDMRIDVILLAPGRLPDHIVNAWQP from the coding sequence TTGAAACGCCAACGGGCAGAGCGCGAAGGCAGGCGCGGCGAGCGGCGGGCGGAGCTGTGGCTGCGCGCAAAAGGCTGGTCGATCCTCGACCGCCGTCGCAAGACACCCGCAGGCGAGATCGACCTTGTCGCGCGCCGGATGGGGGTGGTCGCGTTTATCGAAGTCAAGTGGCGCAAACAGGCAGCCGACCTCGCGTTTGCGATCGACGAATACCGTCTGCGCCGCGTCGCTGCCGCAGCGGAAGCGGTCGCGCAGGACTACGTCCGCGATGGAGACGATATGCGGATCGACGTGATCCTGCTTGCACCCGGGCGATTGCCCGACCACATCGTCAATGCCTGGCAACCCTGA
- the rsmI gene encoding 16S rRNA (cytidine(1402)-2'-O)-methyltransferase yields the protein MRVAVSHHAPEPLLDPGLYIVATPIGNLGDITFRAVETLRGCDAIACEDTRVTGKLLKHLGISKPLWRYDDHTSERDRERILAAARTQAIALVSDAGTPLVSDPGYRLVHEARDAGIPATSLPGPCAAIVGLTLSGLPNDSFLFAGFLPVKDKARADRLAQLAQIDATLIFYETGPRLAKSLAAIAKVLPGRTVSVARELTKLHEECRTASAADLRAHYEQHPPKGEIVLLIAPPERAETSVEDVEAMLLEALATMKASQAAAHVAKATGQDRKALYARALEMKSR from the coding sequence ATGAGGGTTGCCGTGTCCCACCACGCGCCTGAACCTCTGCTTGATCCCGGTCTCTATATAGTTGCGACCCCTATTGGCAATCTCGGCGATATCACTTTCCGAGCGGTCGAGACGTTGCGTGGCTGCGATGCGATAGCGTGCGAGGACACGCGGGTAACCGGCAAGTTGCTCAAGCACTTGGGTATCTCGAAACCGTTGTGGCGCTACGACGACCATACGAGCGAGCGCGACCGCGAGCGGATTCTGGCTGCCGCCCGGACACAGGCCATCGCGTTGGTGAGCGACGCTGGAACGCCTCTGGTGTCCGACCCCGGTTACCGACTGGTACATGAAGCGCGCGACGCGGGGATACCGGCTACGAGCTTGCCCGGGCCGTGTGCGGCCATAGTCGGTCTGACACTCTCAGGGCTGCCCAACGACAGCTTCCTGTTCGCCGGGTTCCTGCCGGTGAAGGACAAGGCGCGCGCGGATAGACTAGCGCAACTTGCACAAATCGACGCCACCTTGATCTTCTATGAAACCGGCCCACGGCTCGCAAAATCACTTGCGGCGATCGCTAAGGTTTTGCCGGGCCGAACGGTTTCGGTGGCGCGAGAATTGACCAAGCTCCACGAGGAATGTCGCACTGCAAGTGCTGCAGATCTGCGCGCGCATTACGAGCAGCACCCGCCAAAGGGCGAGATCGTGCTCCTCATCGCGCCACCCGAACGGGCTGAAACGAGCGTGGAAGATGTCGAAGCCATGCTGCTCGAAGCGCTCGCGACAATGAAGGCCTCTCAGGCCGCAGCCCACGTCGCAAAGGCGACCGGGCAGGACCGCAAGGCGCTCTATGCCCGCGCGCTCGAGATGAAATCGCGTTGA
- a CDS encoding penicillin-binding protein activator, with product MNGWKLDRRKLVVASTALLLAGCKIIPNGGVETGPVAQPTPEPSATTLPTDDSRHRIALLVPTTGTNAAVGQSIANATNMALLDTNASNLRITTYDTSTNAGSAAAKAIADGNGLILGPLLADNVAAVQAQARRADVPLITFSNDSAVASPDVFVMGIAPEQSIDRTVAYASKHGSVRFAAIVPDGDYGDRAAAAFRKAVIADGGTLAGIETYTRGNTSIVSAATRLQTRGGFDTVLIADGPRLAAQAAGVFRPRGTGTTQLLGTELWSGDAGVTQVSALRGALFSAVSDSRFKRFSDSYASRFGSQPYRISTIGYDAVLLTLRIARDWKPGRKFPTSNLRSPDGFLGLDGAFRFNSSNVAERAMEVRQVQDGKVVIVSPAPRKFGG from the coding sequence ATGAACGGATGGAAACTCGATCGGCGCAAGCTGGTGGTGGCAAGCACGGCCTTGCTGCTGGCCGGGTGCAAGATCATTCCCAACGGAGGGGTCGAAACGGGCCCGGTCGCTCAACCGACCCCGGAACCGAGTGCGACCACACTGCCGACCGACGATTCGCGTCACCGTATCGCCCTGCTGGTTCCCACGACCGGTACCAATGCGGCGGTTGGCCAGTCGATCGCCAATGCGACCAATATGGCGCTCCTCGACACCAACGCGTCGAACTTGCGTATCACGACTTACGACACTTCGACCAATGCCGGCAGTGCGGCAGCGAAGGCGATTGCCGACGGCAACGGGCTCATCCTCGGCCCGCTGCTGGCTGACAACGTTGCAGCAGTGCAGGCGCAGGCGCGGCGGGCGGATGTCCCACTGATCACCTTTTCGAACGATAGCGCGGTCGCTAGCCCCGATGTGTTCGTGATGGGCATCGCCCCGGAGCAATCGATCGACCGCACCGTTGCCTACGCCAGCAAGCATGGATCGGTGCGATTTGCCGCGATCGTGCCCGATGGTGACTATGGAGACCGAGCGGCGGCCGCTTTCCGCAAGGCCGTGATTGCCGATGGCGGCACGCTTGCCGGGATCGAAACCTATACGCGTGGCAATACCTCGATCGTCAGCGCCGCGACGCGGCTGCAAACACGCGGCGGCTTCGATACTGTACTGATCGCCGATGGACCACGCCTTGCGGCGCAGGCTGCCGGGGTTTTCCGCCCGCGTGGTACCGGGACGACCCAGCTCCTCGGCACCGAGCTGTGGAGCGGCGATGCGGGCGTTACCCAGGTTTCCGCCTTGCGAGGGGCGCTGTTTTCGGCGGTTTCCGACAGCAGGTTCAAGCGCTTCAGCGACAGCTACGCCAGCCGCTTCGGTTCGCAACCTTATCGCATTTCGACGATCGGCTACGACGCTGTGCTGCTGACCCTGCGGATCGCGCGCGACTGGAAGCCGGGGCGCAAGTTTCCCACCTCGAACCTGCGCAGCCCGGACGGTTTCCTGGGGCTCGACGGGGCGTTCCGGTTCAACAGCAGCAATGTCGCGGAACGCGCGATGGAAGTGCGCCAGGTGCAGGATGGCAAAGTCGTGATCGTCTCGCCTGCGCCGAGAAAGTTCGGCGGCTGA
- the parE gene encoding DNA topoisomerase IV subunit B codes for MSEDLFADTPASSGDYDSSSIEVLEGLEPVRRRPGMYIGGTDDRALHHLAAEVLDNSMDEAVAGHATRIEVVLEEGNRISIADNGRGMPVDEHPKFPGKSTLEVILGTLHSGGKFSGKAYATSGGLHGVGVSVVNALSSSTRVEVARDRQLYAQEFSRGQTLGPLQELGPTPNRRGTTVSFVPDTEIFGDRQFSPKRLFKLARSKAYLFAGVEIRWRCAESLAGEEVPAEAVFKFPGGLADHLAEQIGERECVTSQPFTGNQEFPDDQGRVEWAIAWPLWSDGSTSWYCNTVPTPDGGTHEQGVRAALTKGLRAFGELNGTKKAKDIAADDVMTGAEVMLSVFIRDPQFQSQTKDRLTSPEAARYVENAVRDHFDHFLTDNMERGRALLGQVMERMDERLKRKAEREVKRKTATNAKKLRLPGKLTDCSGEGDGDTELFIVEGDSAGGSAKQARNRKTQAILPIRGKILNVASASADKIRANSEIADLILALGCGTRKDCDPENLRYDRIIIMTDADVDGAHIATLLMTFFFQEMPAIVRGGYLYLAQPPLYKLTAGKESAYARDDAHRAELEDGQFKGKKVEVSRFKGLGEMNPQQLRETTMNPETRSLIRITLPAEHEQRHAVKELVDQLMGRNPEHRFNFIQNNAGEFDRDMIDA; via the coding sequence ATGTCCGAAGACCTGTTTGCCGATACGCCCGCCTCCAGCGGTGATTACGATTCGTCCTCGATCGAGGTGCTCGAAGGGCTCGAGCCGGTGCGTCGCCGGCCGGGAATGTATATCGGCGGGACCGACGACCGCGCGCTCCATCACCTCGCTGCCGAAGTGCTCGATAACTCGATGGACGAAGCCGTCGCTGGGCACGCGACACGGATCGAGGTCGTGCTGGAAGAAGGCAACCGCATCTCGATAGCGGACAACGGGCGCGGGATGCCGGTGGACGAACATCCGAAGTTTCCGGGCAAGTCGACTCTCGAAGTGATCCTCGGAACGCTGCATTCGGGAGGCAAGTTTTCCGGCAAGGCCTATGCCACCAGCGGCGGCCTGCACGGTGTGGGCGTGTCGGTGGTCAACGCACTGTCAAGCAGCACGCGGGTGGAAGTCGCCCGCGACCGGCAGCTCTATGCGCAGGAATTCTCGCGCGGACAGACACTCGGGCCGCTGCAGGAGCTTGGGCCGACACCTAACCGGCGCGGAACGACGGTCAGCTTTGTTCCCGACACCGAGATTTTTGGCGACCGGCAGTTCAGTCCCAAGCGGCTTTTCAAGCTTGCCCGGTCGAAGGCCTATCTGTTCGCCGGGGTCGAGATTCGCTGGAGATGCGCTGAAAGCCTTGCCGGCGAGGAGGTCCCGGCAGAAGCTGTGTTCAAGTTTCCGGGAGGCCTTGCGGATCATCTGGCAGAGCAGATCGGTGAACGCGAATGCGTGACCAGCCAGCCCTTCACCGGCAACCAGGAATTCCCGGACGATCAAGGGCGGGTAGAATGGGCGATCGCGTGGCCGCTATGGTCCGATGGCTCGACGAGCTGGTACTGCAACACGGTTCCGACGCCCGATGGCGGCACGCATGAACAAGGCGTTCGCGCGGCACTGACCAAGGGCCTGCGTGCCTTCGGGGAGCTGAACGGCACGAAAAAGGCGAAAGACATCGCTGCCGATGATGTGATGACCGGGGCCGAGGTGATGCTCAGCGTGTTCATCCGCGACCCGCAGTTCCAGAGCCAGACCAAGGACCGCCTGACCTCGCCCGAAGCCGCGCGCTACGTCGAGAACGCCGTGCGCGACCACTTCGACCACTTCCTGACCGACAACATGGAGCGCGGGCGTGCACTGCTCGGCCAGGTCATGGAACGAATGGACGAGCGCCTGAAGCGCAAGGCCGAACGCGAAGTCAAACGCAAGACCGCGACCAATGCCAAGAAACTCCGCCTCCCCGGTAAGCTCACCGATTGCTCAGGCGAAGGCGACGGCGATACCGAGCTGTTCATCGTCGAAGGCGACAGCGCGGGTGGCAGCGCCAAGCAGGCGCGCAACCGCAAGACCCAGGCGATCCTGCCGATCCGCGGGAAGATCCTCAACGTCGCCAGCGCCAGCGCCGACAAGATCCGCGCCAACAGCGAAATCGCCGACCTGATTCTCGCGCTCGGGTGCGGGACGCGTAAGGATTGCGATCCGGAAAACCTGCGCTACGACCGGATCATCATCATGACCGACGCGGATGTCGATGGCGCGCACATCGCGACGCTGTTGATGACGTTTTTCTTCCAGGAGATGCCAGCGATTGTGCGCGGGGGCTATCTCTACCTCGCGCAGCCGCCGCTCTACAAGCTGACCGCTGGAAAGGAGAGCGCCTATGCCCGCGACGACGCGCACCGGGCGGAGCTTGAGGATGGGCAATTCAAGGGCAAGAAGGTCGAAGTCAGCCGGTTTAAGGGCCTTGGCGAGATGAACCCCCAACAATTGCGCGAGACGACGATGAACCCGGAAACGCGCAGCCTGATCCGGATCACCCTTCCGGCCGAGCACGAGCAACGCCATGCGGTCAAGGAGCTGGTCGACCAGCTTATGGGCCGCAATCCGGAGCACCGGTTCAACTTCATCCAGAACAATGCCGGCGAATTCGATCGCGACATGATCGACGCGTAA
- a CDS encoding DUF3422 domain-containing protein → MALREHELRRQIVGEMHLRRWPEVVAPATIYQIVRIVSESEREQEREVVEQLFDQPGDALRQDQRHLSGVLATGLRADWERHTEGSTITLFAAPDNDDEQISNALCEIESLPGKVIRATRIVVAEDEGAATESIAKMGFVPLEVVSSHVGPGVRFWSDFRIHAHGYGGIVVAANGCPPPALGRTIQQLQELGNYRNMALLGLPPTRDQWPRLDIVERELRRFAANVSDPAMKDDALLEYVAALSLDIANLSNAIGYRLDATRAYAQLVSERLDELGPVPIAGFQSIAEFTQRRLQPGVRTCEAHRNRLAQLSDRARDLTALLRARVETRIENQNARLLESMNQTGQRQMRLQQLVEGLSIFALTYYGVGLLGYLLGGLEEVTHVSSPGLIKAAAVPILIVTIAMAFHAIRRRILDD, encoded by the coding sequence ATGGCTCTGCGCGAACATGAACTGAGGCGACAGATCGTCGGGGAAATGCACCTTCGGCGCTGGCCGGAAGTCGTCGCGCCTGCGACGATCTACCAGATCGTTCGCATCGTCTCCGAAAGCGAACGCGAGCAGGAACGCGAGGTGGTCGAACAACTGTTCGATCAACCGGGCGATGCGCTCAGACAGGATCAGCGCCACCTCTCCGGCGTGCTTGCAACCGGCCTTCGCGCGGACTGGGAACGGCACACAGAAGGTTCGACCATTACCCTGTTTGCGGCTCCCGACAATGACGATGAACAAATCTCCAATGCCCTCTGCGAAATCGAAAGTCTGCCCGGCAAGGTCATCCGCGCCACCCGCATTGTCGTCGCCGAGGATGAGGGAGCCGCTACCGAATCCATCGCAAAGATGGGCTTTGTCCCGCTGGAAGTGGTCAGCAGCCATGTCGGCCCCGGGGTCCGCTTCTGGTCCGACTTTCGCATCCATGCGCACGGCTATGGCGGGATCGTGGTAGCGGCGAACGGGTGTCCTCCGCCTGCGCTGGGCCGTACGATCCAGCAGCTGCAGGAACTGGGCAATTATCGCAATATGGCGCTGCTGGGGCTGCCGCCGACCCGCGATCAGTGGCCGCGTCTCGATATCGTCGAGCGCGAGCTACGCCGGTTTGCGGCCAACGTTTCCGATCCGGCAATGAAGGACGACGCGCTGCTAGAGTATGTCGCCGCGTTGTCGCTCGACATCGCCAATCTCTCGAACGCCATTGGTTATCGGCTCGACGCTACGCGCGCCTACGCCCAGCTGGTCAGCGAACGGCTTGACGAACTGGGCCCAGTGCCGATCGCCGGATTCCAGTCGATTGCCGAGTTTACCCAGCGCCGCTTGCAACCCGGGGTTCGCACGTGCGAGGCGCATCGCAACCGGTTGGCGCAGCTATCGGACCGTGCGCGCGATCTCACCGCGTTGCTACGCGCACGGGTGGAAACGCGGATCGAAAACCAGAATGCCCGACTGCTCGAATCGATGAACCAGACTGGCCAGCGGCAGATGCGCTTGCAGCAGTTGGTCGAGGGCCTGTCGATCTTCGCACTGACGTATTACGGTGTCGGGCTGCTTGGGTACCTGCTTGGGGGACTGGAGGAAGTAACTCATGTGTCCTCTCCCGGGCTGATCAAGGCCGCTGCGGTGCCGATCCTGATCGTGACGATTGCGATGGCCTTCCATGCGATCAGGCGGCGCATCCTCGACGATTAA
- a CDS encoding bifunctional alpha/beta hydrolase/OsmC family protein has translation MPTESLHFPARDGHQLAASLERPTGFTRGAAVFAHCFTCTRQSKAAIAVSRALAAQGIACLRFDFSGLGDSEGDFGADSFPADVSDVQAALAFMVGRHGPGVLLVGHSLGGAAVLGAAKGNADVAAVATIGAPATVEHVLRQVSGDLQAIEESGSGEVTIAGRPFTISAKFIENLRGVDLTGNVHAMRLPIMIMHSPTDELVGIENAARLYDAAFHPKSFISLAGADHLLLKQRDADFVATMIAAWADRYLPMEPAEPAPEEGVLVRTGCGKFGTEVITASHHLIADEPKSVGGDDTGPSPYDLLLASLGTCTSMTLKLYAERAGIDLDSVVVHLTHQRNYHEDCADCETGVSIQALHRAIELRGNLTAEEQSDLMDVADRCPVHKTLTGNLRITTRQIEG, from the coding sequence ATGCCGACCGAAAGCCTGCACTTCCCCGCTCGAGACGGCCACCAGCTCGCCGCATCGCTCGAACGGCCGACGGGGTTTACTCGCGGTGCGGCAGTCTTCGCGCATTGCTTCACTTGCACCCGGCAGAGCAAGGCGGCGATTGCTGTCAGCCGCGCGTTGGCAGCGCAGGGCATCGCTTGCCTAAGGTTCGATTTTTCGGGCCTGGGGGACAGCGAAGGCGATTTCGGGGCAGATAGCTTCCCGGCGGACGTTAGCGACGTGCAGGCTGCTCTGGCCTTTATGGTCGGACGGCATGGACCGGGCGTGCTGCTGGTCGGTCATAGCCTCGGCGGGGCGGCGGTGCTGGGCGCTGCAAAGGGCAATGCGGACGTAGCAGCTGTCGCCACGATCGGGGCGCCTGCCACTGTCGAACACGTGCTGCGCCAGGTCTCGGGCGATCTCCAGGCTATCGAGGAGAGTGGATCGGGCGAAGTCACGATTGCAGGCCGCCCATTCACGATCTCGGCCAAGTTCATCGAAAACCTGCGCGGTGTGGACTTGACCGGCAACGTCCACGCGATGCGATTGCCGATAATGATCATGCATTCGCCGACCGACGAACTGGTCGGGATCGAGAATGCCGCTCGGCTCTACGATGCGGCCTTTCATCCCAAGAGCTTCATCAGCCTCGCCGGAGCGGATCACTTGCTGCTCAAGCAACGCGACGCAGACTTTGTTGCGACGATGATCGCCGCATGGGCCGACCGTTACTTGCCGATGGAGCCTGCCGAACCGGCACCCGAGGAAGGCGTTCTGGTGCGCACCGGCTGCGGAAAGTTCGGCACCGAAGTGATCACGGCGAGCCACCACCTGATAGCCGACGAACCCAAGTCGGTCGGGGGCGACGACACCGGACCGTCGCCCTACGATCTGCTGCTGGCTTCGCTCGGCACCTGCACCTCGATGACGCTCAAGCTTTACGCCGAGCGGGCCGGGATCGATCTCGACAGTGTGGTCGTGCACCTGACGCACCAGCGCAATTACCACGAGGACTGCGCCGACTGCGAAACCGGAGTGAGCATCCAGGCGCTGCACCGGGCGATCGAACTTCGCGGCAACCTGACCGCTGAGGAACAGTCCGACCTCATGGACGTGGCGGACCGCTGCCCGGTGCACAAGACGCTGACCGGCAACCTGCGGATTACGACCCGCCAGATCGAGGGTTAA
- a CDS encoding AAA family ATPase produces MVQRFEGTNDYIATDDLKVAVNAAVTLRRPLLVKGEPGTGKTVLAQEIAKAIDAPLIEWNIKSTTKAHQGLYEYDAVARLRDGQLGEERVHDIRNYIKRGKLWDAFTSERLPVLLIDEIDKADIEFPNDLLHELDRMKFDVYETQETIEAKERPIVVITSNNEKELPDAFLRRCFFHYIKFPDHDTMREIIEVHYPGIQKALVTKAMEVFYEIREVPGLKKKPSTSELLDWLKLLLNEDMPLEVLQDRDPTRAIPPMHGALLKNEQDVMLFERLAFMARRNPGA; encoded by the coding sequence ATGGTCCAGCGTTTCGAAGGTACCAACGACTACATCGCCACCGATGACTTGAAGGTCGCGGTCAATGCAGCGGTCACGCTGCGTCGGCCGCTGCTGGTCAAGGGCGAGCCGGGTACCGGCAAGACCGTGCTGGCGCAGGAAATCGCCAAGGCGATCGACGCCCCGCTGATCGAATGGAACATCAAGTCCACCACCAAGGCGCACCAAGGGCTCTACGAATACGACGCAGTCGCCCGCTTGCGCGATGGCCAGCTCGGCGAAGAGCGCGTCCATGACATCCGCAATTACATCAAGCGCGGCAAGCTGTGGGATGCGTTCACCAGCGAGCGGCTGCCGGTGTTGTTGATCGACGAGATCGACAAGGCCGATATCGAATTCCCGAACGACTTGCTGCACGAGCTCGACCGGATGAAGTTCGATGTCTACGAAACTCAGGAAACCATCGAGGCGAAGGAACGACCGATTGTCGTAATCACTTCGAACAACGAAAAGGAATTGCCCGACGCGTTCCTGCGCCGGTGCTTCTTCCACTACATCAAGTTCCCCGATCACGACACGATGCGCGAGATTATCGAGGTCCACTATCCGGGCATCCAGAAGGCGCTCGTCACCAAGGCGATGGAAGTCTTCTACGAGATCCGCGAAGTGCCAGGCCTGAAGAAGAAACCTTCGACCAGCGAACTGCTCGACTGGCTCAAACTGCTGCTCAACGAAGACATGCCGCTCGAGGTTTTGCAGGATCGCGATCCGACCAGGGCAATCCCGCCGATGCATGGCGCGCTGCTGAAGAACGAACAGGACGTTATGCTGTTCGAACGCCTCGCGTTCATGGCCCGGCGCAACCCGGGCGCGTAA
- a CDS encoding L,D-transpeptidase family protein: MSFANAVPPAATIDQEATLVMQAASPEPPPPPPPVLVSDIASNGVLLVISKPNQRMYVFRDGKFWGSSRVSTGRRGKATPSGVFAILQKNRFHRSNIYSNAPMPWMQRLTWSGIAIHAGHVPRYPASHGCIRLPTAFARSLYRLTEFSTTAVIVTSRPIAGKRAALRLASVSDAKVPMRAQFRAERAIRLAQTTATPIQTRAAPMPAPPTNPTGETIQLAAMSSRGEAAAHWAHLLRLRPELAQMQQAIVPAIVNLRRYYRLRATSPDAVAICSNLKRDGIDCFAVS, from the coding sequence ATGTCGTTCGCCAACGCCGTCCCGCCAGCAGCAACGATCGACCAGGAAGCGACCCTGGTCATGCAAGCCGCATCGCCCGAGCCGCCGCCACCTCCGCCTCCGGTTCTGGTAAGCGACATCGCATCGAACGGCGTGCTGCTCGTGATCAGCAAGCCGAACCAGCGGATGTACGTTTTCCGGGACGGCAAGTTCTGGGGCAGTAGCCGCGTATCGACAGGGAGGCGCGGCAAGGCGACCCCTTCAGGCGTGTTCGCCATCCTCCAGAAGAACCGATTCCACCGCTCTAACATCTACAGCAACGCGCCGATGCCGTGGATGCAACGCCTGACCTGGTCGGGGATCGCGATCCATGCGGGTCACGTGCCGCGTTATCCCGCATCGCATGGCTGCATCCGGCTGCCGACGGCATTTGCGCGATCGCTCTACCGCTTGACCGAATTCTCCACGACTGCAGTGATCGTGACGAGCCGCCCGATCGCGGGCAAGCGCGCCGCACTTCGGCTGGCAAGCGTTAGCGATGCAAAGGTTCCGATGCGTGCGCAGTTTCGCGCAGAGCGCGCCATCCGGCTCGCGCAGACGACTGCCACACCTATTCAAACGCGTGCCGCGCCAATGCCTGCCCCGCCTACCAATCCAACCGGTGAAACGATCCAGCTAGCGGCAATGTCTTCTCGCGGCGAGGCAGCGGCGCATTGGGCTCATCTCCTCCGCCTAAGGCCGGAGCTGGCACAGATGCAGCAAGCGATCGTGCCCGCGATCGTCAACTTACGGCGATACTACCGGCTACGCGCCACTTCGCCCGATGCGGTTGCCATCTGCAGCAACCTCAAGCGCGACGGAATCGACTGCTTCGCTGTGAGCTGA